TGTATTCGGCTCATGCTCATCACTTGCGCCTGAACATATATTGAGCCGAACATGTTGCAAATTCTGCCAAATCAGCTACCAACTAATTACGATCGCAATCCAGACAGATTCGACAGTTATTGATCCTAATTAGCTAATCTGAGCTTGGCCGATCGCCACCACTGATTAACTAGTCATTGTCAACAAACTAGCCTAGTGAGACTTCCATATTGACAGGGTTACGGGTCGTATTAGCGACAGGTGACCAGAAATTAGAATGGGCAACTAGTTCTTCTAATTCCTCACGACTAGCATCACCTTCCAGATTGACCTTAACCCGAACGTCAGTAAAGCCAAGCCGTTTTTTGGCCAGATCGCCAATCCCCCACACACCAGTGATATTAATATCGCCTTCTAGTTCTAGCTCTAGCTTGGTCAAGTTAATGCCGCGCATGACTGCATTAGCATGAATACCCACCGATAGGCAGGAACCCAATGCGGCCAGGTTGGCTTCCGAAGGGTTGGGCGCAGTGTTATCACCCAGCAAGGTAGGCGGTTCATCAACCACATGTACGGGCAGATCGCGGATGTAGTTAAGGTTCCGAAATTTGCTTTCGCAAACTGTTTTGACTTTTAGCGTACCAATTTTAGTAGGATCTTCTTTGGCCTTGTCCGCTAAACCGACCAAACCTTCTTTGCTAATTGGGGTAATTGTGGTCTTCACAGTTTCGGTCATATTTTTCTCCTAGAGGTTGAAATTAATTAAGTTAATCCGATCGACTAGTCGATCCCGATGACAAAGTTATTCGAGTTTACGATATTTTGCCGATCCCTAGTGTTTATAGCTGGTTTATATCCGATCAAACCAAAAGTGATAAATATGAATAGCTACATAAAACAGTGCGATCGTGATCGGAGCGGAAGCAGGAATGTGAGATCGGGTGATGCAGGATTAGGTTCCGATCTTTATTTAATAATAAATTTATCTTAGCGCGATCTCCAAATAGAATGTTCTATCTATTTGAATATTATTTCAACATACCCCAATAAAATAGTCAACTATGGTTGGGTAATTTTTAGCAACCCAAGATTTTCAAGATTCATCACCCCGCGCCGCAATTGTCTGCCATTCATCGATCAGCGCCGGGGGGATCGATAGCCGGATATCTTCATCACCCAGAGTGGGCAATTGCAGCTTGATCGGGATCGCCGCTTGTAACTTTGGCACGATCGGCATCAGGTCATACTGGGCAATGTTTGGTTCTGGTGCGGTAGCGTCCGTAAAAATCTGGCTGGAATTATCCGCAACTGAGAATGACTTGCCCAATGAGGTAGTAATTACCAGGGGGCGATCACGATCGATCGAGGTAATCCCTGGGAAACCGACCAGGCGCAGCTTAAAGCCATGACTACCGTCGGCACGCACCCGATTAAAGGCGATCGCCTGCCAGGAGTTACGGTGCTGGTCTTTCAGGGCTTGGCGCGATTGATAGACCACCTGATCTGGAGCCTCATGGGTATGCCAGATCTTGGCTTGGGCTGGCATGGCGAGCAATAATCCTGCGATCCAAAATAAGCACAGCAGGCAGATTGTGACAATTTTCGCAAAAATTACTGACCAGATTCTATGTAGATATTTTTTCAGCATCGATCGTTTATTTGCCTAAGATTCGTTCCGATCAACAATGATCGCCAACGCTGCAATGGTCTGCTCAAGCGATCGTCATTAACAACAGGTCAGAGTGGCTAAGCTCTGCCCGATTGTCTAAGTTAGCGAGATGCGATCTGCTTCTAATTTAAGCCAATAGATTTCTAGTTGGGAAAATCAAGCACATTATTGATGAGAAAGTGCCATTTCATAGAGTTTTTGATTAGCCTGGGCAGATTTAAACAAATCCACGATCGGCTGGGGGTAATCCACGCCCAACCGCACGCCATATTGTTTTTGCTCCGCCGGAGAAAGCAACCAGGGTTCATGCACCTTGCTGGCGGGGATTTTTGCTAATTCTGGCAGCCAATGTTTAGCATAATCCCCCTGGCGATCGTAGTCTCTGGCTTGCTTGGTGGTGTTAAAAAAGCGGAACCCCCGCGCATCATTACCAACCCCTGCGCTATAGTTCCAGTTGCCCCAATTGCTGCACACATCGTAGTCGATCAGCAACGATTCAAACCAGGCTGCCCCGATGCGCCAATCGATTCCTAGATTCTTGGTTAAAAAACTAGCCACATTTTGCCTGCCGCGATTGGACATAAACCCAGTTGCCGCCAACTCACGCATATTGGCATCGATCAAAGGAAATCCGGTTTTCCCTTCGCACCATTGTGCAAATCTTGTGGAATCTTTCTTCCAGGGAAGGTCTAAATTTTGGAGGCCAGATTTATAAAAAAGGCGATCGCCATGTTTGGCAGCAATGAACCGAAAGTAATCCCGCCAGATTAGCTCAAACACCAGCCAATAGGTAGAATCATTGGCAACGCGATCCTGTTCATATTTTTGCACCTGCTCAAAAATGTAGCGGGGACTGATACAACCATGCGCCAACCAGGGCGAAAATTTGGAGGAATAGTCTGCTCCCAACATGCCATTGCGGGTTTGTTTATAGGTTCTCAGACAATCGTTCTGCCAGAAATATTGATCTAGCCTAGCGATCGCCGCCCCTTCGCCCCCAGTAAAGGTAATTGCGGCGCGATCGTCCGGTGCGATTGGTTCTAAGCCAAGCTGCGCCAGACTAGGTATCTCACCAGGATCTAGAGGTGCATCTATTTCATTTAAATCATTTAAATCATTGAAAGATATTAATTCCGTTGGCATGGGTAAGGCAGGATTGATCGTGGCTTCTTGCTCGACCTGCTTGCGAAATTTGGTAAATATTGCCGGGATTCGCTCCATCGAAAAAGGTAGATCATCGCGGTGGTAGAGAGTGTGCCCCCAGAAGGCTTGAAGTTTAATATCTGTTGCAGCGAGATCCTGAGCGATCGCCGCTTCTACTTTGGTTTCCTCACTGGTCACTTCCTGGTGATAGTAGATTGCATTTGCATTTGCATTTAGCTTTTGAGCCAGTTCTGGCAAAATCTGTTCTGGTTCGCCATAACGCACGATCAAATCGCTGCCCAGTTGCCGCAAGCGATCGCGCAGGTCAAGCACACTTTCGGTTAAAAACTGCGCCCGAAATGCCCCTGTCTTGGCAAAGCCATATTTAGTGGTTGCAAACTGGCGCGGATCGAAGCAATAGATCGGAATGGCGATCGCTCCTGCTTTGGCCACTGTCCAGAGTGGCTCATGGTCATGTATACGCAGATCATTGCGATACCAGATAATTATGCGTTGTGGCGACATTTGGACCTTCCTAAAGAAAGTGGACAGTTAGTTTAAGCGGTTTGTTCTAGAGCAAACCAACAATCCTCTTCAAACTGCACTGGTGAAACAAAAACAAGCGTAGAATGAATGCGTTGCCGATTGTAAAAGACCTCAATCTACTCAGGCTACTGCTTTTTGTTCGGCTGTAAATAGCCGATGTCCTCTTTTTTTTGCCATTTGGACATTCTCCTATATTTATTTTCAACTCTTGCGGAGTGGCCATTTTTTCGAGACAGGGTCAGTGATTTCCCTATCGAAAAAGCCAGGCATATTCTATCGCTACATACTCGTAACCAATCCGATCGCTTGTTGCAGATGACAGGATTGCTGTAACCCGATCGCCTATAGGAGCTTGAAAACGTCATTATTGTTTCTTTATATGGCTAAAATATTAGATATGTATCTTATATGTGATATTGTTGGGTTTAATTCGAGTGTTAGATATTAGTTGAGAATTTAATGCAAAAACTTCAATATGTAGCTCATACTCCTAATAAGTTAGGTGAATGGCATAGTTTACAAGAACACTTATCCGATGTTGCGATTAAGGCTCAGGGTTATGCTGCAAAAATAGGTTGTGATGAATTAGGTTACTATGCAGGACTATGGCATGACTTAGGTAAATACCATCCTAAGTTTCAACAGTATTTAGAGTGTTGCCATTTAGCTACTGAAAATGGACGGAGTAGCTCATGCAAAAAATTTCCCCATGCTATTTATGGAGCTTGCCTGGCCAGAGAGTATCTACAGCCATTGGCACCAATTATCTGGGGACATCATGCCGGATTACCTGATAAAGACAAGTTAACAAATGATTTAAGTAAGGAAAATCATGCTGTTCAAAATGAATATCGAGCAGTTCTGCAGCATGTGCCGGAAACTTTACTGCAAGTACGATCGATCCAAAAATCGAAGCAAGCAATGCAAGGCTTGGCCAAAGATAGTACCGAGATGCTAATCCGCATGCTTTTCTCTTGCCTGGTTGATGCTGATTACCTGGATACTGAAGAACATTTTGATCCTGATGCTCCAAAATTGAGAGGTGGTTACAAAACGGTAAATCTACTCTGGAAAATATTTCAAGCGGATCAACAGCAGCTTTTCGATCGAGTAAAAGGCATAGATAGTAAAGTCAATCAGATTCGCTCAGAAGTTTATCTTGCCTGTGTTGAGGCGGCAGCACAAATGCCTGGTGTTTTCCGGCTGGCAGTGCCGACCGGTGGTGGCAAAACTCGCAGTGGTCTGGCGTTTGCTCTCAAACATGCCATGATCCACAACTTAGATCGTGTGATTGTGGCAGTTCCCTACACCAGTATCATTGAACAAACAGTTAATGTATATAGAAATATTTTAGGTGAGGCAGATGTTTTAGAGCATCATAGTGCGGCAAAAGAACCTGATGATGAAGATGCCAGACAAAGCTATGCCAAGGCGCGTCTTGCCACCCAAAATTGGGATGCATCGTTAGTTGTGACTACAACAGTTCAACTTTTTGAAAGCCTTTTTGCCAATCGTCCCAGTCGCTGTCGCAAGTTGCATAACCTAGTGGGCAGTGTGATTGTGCTAGATGAAGTACAAACCCTACCGATGTTCCTATTAACGCCAATTTTAAGTGGATTAAAGGAACTAGTCGATCGCTATCGGGTCACAGTAGTGCTCTGTACCGCTACCCAACCGGCACTGGAAGGCGAAAGCCGTTATCTTGAAGGTTTCACCGCAGGATCGGTAAGAGATATTGTTTCATCTGCACTGGCTAAACAGCATTTTGCCGGACTGGCTCGGGTTAACTACGAAATCAAGGAACAAACCTGGTCATGGGAGCAACTAGTTGCAGATATTAAGGAACACAATCACGATCGCGCCTTGATTATTCTTAATACCCGTAAAGATGCGCTGGCGGTATTGGATACATTACAGAACGATGATGAGATTGATGCTGATTCACTTCTACATCTTTCAACTCTGCTCTGTGGTGAACATCGCCGCCAGGTATTAAACCAAGTCAGAAACAGACTCGATCGCCACCAACCTTGCCTATTGGTTTCAACCCAGGTGGTGGAAGCAGGGGTGGATTTAGATTTCCCGGCGGTTTATCGGGCGATCGGCCCTCTCGATCGGATTGTGCAGGCAGCGGGTCGGTGCAATCGGGAAGGCAAAATGCCAGAAAAGGGAAGAGTTGTAGTTTTTGAGCCGGAGCAGGGTAGTAAACCGAAGGGCGATTATGAAACTGCGGCCAAAAGAGCTGAAGGTATATTAAAAAGTCCTGAGCTTGATTTGCACAATCCAGATACTTTTGAAACTTACTTTAAAGTGCTTTATAAGGACGTTAAGCTAGACCAACTTGATATTCAAAAGAAGCGAACCAATTTCAATTACCCAGAAGTTGCTAAGAATTTCAAATTTATTAAGGATGATACAACACCTGTGGTGATTCAATTTGACGATCGGGTGCGCAAGCATTTAAAACAGATTCAGCGACGAGACCTGAATTCAGGTGACTATCGAAAACTCCAACCTTATTTAGTGAATCTCAGACAAAATGATTTCAAAGGAACGGAAGCATTGCGCGAGGAGATCGCCCCTGGTTTATGGGTTTGGGAACGCCTCAGTTATGACGAACTTAAGGGAATCAAAATTGGCGATCGATCGATCGATTTTGATCCAGCGGACTTAGTGCAATGATCTATCACTACTTACCCTAACTGCATCGCAGGAACGGACATACAGTCAAATTCATTAATATCACTTAACAATAACAGTATTTAGGAAGAAAACTGTATAATGCTGTTATTCAATTAGAAATTTGCATTGTGGAAACTGATTCATCCTTAGTCGTTAAGGTTTGGGGCGACTTTGCTTGCTTTACCAGACCAGAATTTGGCGCAGAGCGGGTTAGCTATGAGGTGATGACCCCAAGTGCGGCGCGCGGAGTGCTGGAAGCAATTTTTTGGAAGCCCGAATTTAGCTGGCAAGTCCAGGAAATCCAAGTGCTCAAGCCAATCAAGCGTTTTTCAATTCTGCGCAACGAAATAAATAGCTGGCAAAGCGATCGTTCTGCCAAAGACCCCGCCTATCACTATTATGCCGATGGCGATCGGGCTCAACGCCATACACTCTGCTTGCGCGAAGTGGCATATATGATCAAAGCCAAGATCAATTTAAAGCCCCATGCTAGCGCTCATCCGGCCAAATACCGCGATCAATTCCGCCGCCGCGTGGCCAAGGGGCAATGTCATCATCAGCCCTATTTGGGTACCCGTGAATTTAGTGCCTTTTTTAGCAAACCAGAAGAAGGCGATCGGCCAATTAAGGGTAGTGAAGGCAATAAAGAATTGGGCTTGATGCTGATGGATCTAGAATTTGCGATCGACAGCAAAGGGGCAATTACCTATCTTAGTCACGATCCGAATGGTGCAAAGGCGGTGAAGGGGAATGCTAGCCCGAGATTCTTTGGGGCCAGATTAGAAAATGGTGTTTTGAGGGTGCCTGAATCATGATTCTTAGTCAGCTTTACGAATATTCGCAGCGACAAATGGAACTGCCGCCTGCCATGTATAAGGGAACCAAAGTTCGTTGGGTGATCAGTTTATCTACTGAAGGTGAATTCCGAGATTTTATTCCCAGAGGTGGTAATTCAAAAGCAGATAAGCGCGGTACAGAAATGACGGCTCCCCATATACTCAGAACTGTTGGTGTCAAACCCAAGCTATTGGCTGATACGGGCGAGTATGTGTTGGGGATTGCCAGGCCAAACTCCAAACCTCAAAGAGTAAAAGATTGTCATCAACAGTTTAAGGATTTGGTTCAGCAATGTGCAAATTCGACTGAAGAACCTACTATTAGAGCGATCGTAAAATTCCTCGATACCTGGAACCCAGAAACAGATCGAGGCAAGTTACCAAAAGATTTTGATCCAGCGGATGTGATCACATTTGAGGTTGGTGATACTTTACCTGCTGATGAAAAAGCAGAACTACATAGGATTGAAGAATTTTGGGCTGATTACACCCTTGGTGATAGCGATAAGTCTATGCCAATTATGACTTGTCTGATTA
The sequence above is a segment of the Pseudanabaena sp. PCC 7367 genome. Coding sequences within it:
- a CDS encoding CRISPR-associated helicase/endonuclease Cas3, whose amino-acid sequence is MQKLQYVAHTPNKLGEWHSLQEHLSDVAIKAQGYAAKIGCDELGYYAGLWHDLGKYHPKFQQYLECCHLATENGRSSSCKKFPHAIYGACLAREYLQPLAPIIWGHHAGLPDKDKLTNDLSKENHAVQNEYRAVLQHVPETLLQVRSIQKSKQAMQGLAKDSTEMLIRMLFSCLVDADYLDTEEHFDPDAPKLRGGYKTVNLLWKIFQADQQQLFDRVKGIDSKVNQIRSEVYLACVEAAAQMPGVFRLAVPTGGGKTRSGLAFALKHAMIHNLDRVIVAVPYTSIIEQTVNVYRNILGEADVLEHHSAAKEPDDEDARQSYAKARLATQNWDASLVVTTTVQLFESLFANRPSRCRKLHNLVGSVIVLDEVQTLPMFLLTPILSGLKELVDRYRVTVVLCTATQPALEGESRYLEGFTAGSVRDIVSSALAKQHFAGLARVNYEIKEQTWSWEQLVADIKEHNHDRALIILNTRKDALAVLDTLQNDDEIDADSLLHLSTLLCGEHRRQVLNQVRNRLDRHQPCLLVSTQVVEAGVDLDFPAVYRAIGPLDRIVQAAGRCNREGKMPEKGRVVVFEPEQGSKPKGDYETAAKRAEGILKSPELDLHNPDTFETYFKVLYKDVKLDQLDIQKKRTNFNYPEVAKNFKFIKDDTTPVVIQFDDRVRKHLKQIQRRDLNSGDYRKLQPYLVNLRQNDFKGTEALREEIAPGLWVWERLSYDELKGIKIGDRSIDFDPADLVQ
- a CDS encoding DASH family cryptochrome, translating into MSPQRIIIWYRNDLRIHDHEPLWTVAKAGAIAIPIYCFDPRQFATTKYGFAKTGAFRAQFLTESVLDLRDRLRQLGSDLIVRYGEPEQILPELAQKLNANANAIYYHQEVTSEETKVEAAIAQDLAATDIKLQAFWGHTLYHRDDLPFSMERIPAIFTKFRKQVEQEATINPALPMPTELISFNDLNDLNEIDAPLDPGEIPSLAQLGLEPIAPDDRAAITFTGGEGAAIARLDQYFWQNDCLRTYKQTRNGMLGADYSSKFSPWLAHGCISPRYIFEQVQKYEQDRVANDSTYWLVFELIWRDYFRFIAAKHGDRLFYKSGLQNLDLPWKKDSTRFAQWCEGKTGFPLIDANMRELAATGFMSNRGRQNVASFLTKNLGIDWRIGAAWFESLLIDYDVCSNWGNWNYSAGVGNDARGFRFFNTTKQARDYDRQGDYAKHWLPELAKIPASKVHEPWLLSPAEQKQYGVRLGVDYPQPIVDLFKSAQANQKLYEMALSHQ
- the cas5c gene encoding type I-C CRISPR-associated protein Cas5c — its product is METDSSLVVKVWGDFACFTRPEFGAERVSYEVMTPSAARGVLEAIFWKPEFSWQVQEIQVLKPIKRFSILRNEINSWQSDRSAKDPAYHYYADGDRAQRHTLCLREVAYMIKAKINLKPHASAHPAKYRDQFRRRVAKGQCHHQPYLGTREFSAFFSKPEEGDRPIKGSEGNKELGLMLMDLEFAIDSKGAITYLSHDPNGAKAVKGNASPRFFGARLENGVLRVPES
- a CDS encoding OsmC family protein; the encoded protein is MTETVKTTITPISKEGLVGLADKAKEDPTKIGTLKVKTVCESKFRNLNYIRDLPVHVVDEPPTLLGDNTAPNPSEANLAALGSCLSVGIHANAVMRGINLTKLELELEGDINITGVWGIGDLAKKRLGFTDVRVKVNLEGDASREELEELVAHSNFWSPVANTTRNPVNMEVSLG
- a CDS encoding DUF3122 domain-containing protein, with protein sequence MPAQAKIWHTHEAPDQVVYQSRQALKDQHRNSWQAIAFNRVRADGSHGFKLRLVGFPGITSIDRDRPLVITTSLGKSFSVADNSSQIFTDATAPEPNIAQYDLMPIVPKLQAAIPIKLQLPTLGDEDIRLSIPPALIDEWQTIAARGDES